A region of Cucumis melo cultivar AY chromosome 2, USDA_Cmelo_AY_1.0, whole genome shotgun sequence DNA encodes the following proteins:
- the LOC103492406 gene encoding uncharacterized protein LOC103492406 isoform X1, translating into MAAYSMTQNFRSSHFHMQSHRAPQPLLFERCCGLPITGELVLRGFSGNRCTGFGLKACVQSPKDNYSNGSFGLNAKGPTLVRRPQLLNSVDIDLVDGIDRRFSSSVHEEPKWGNPLTFHEFSSRDKLVVAVDIDEVLGNFVSALNKFVADHYSSHHSVSEYHVYEFFRIWKCSRDEANIRVHEFFKTPYFKTGIWPIPGAQSTLLKLSRFCHLSVVTSRQNAIKEHTLEWIEKHYPGLFQEIHFGNHFALDGESRSKAEICKSLGASVLIDDNPRYAIECAEAGIRVLLFDYENSYPWCKTECGNLPPLVTKVHNWEEVEKHLASCVLP; encoded by the exons ATGGCAGCTTACTCCATGACGCAAAATTTTCGATCATCTCATTTTCATATGCAATCGCATCGTGCTCCTCAACCATTGCTATTCGAACGATGTTGTGGATTACCCATTACTGGAGAGCTTGTTCTTCGTGGGTTTTCAGGAAATAGATGCACTGGATTTGGTCTTAAAGCTTGTGTTCAATCTCCCAAAGATAATTACAGTAACGGCTCGTTTGGGTTAAATGCTAAGGGCCCAACACTTGTTCGTCGTCCACAACTGCTTAACAGTGTTGATATTGATTTAGTTGATGGAATTGATCGTagattttcttcttctgttcATGAGGAGCCCAAATGGGGAAATCCTTTAACGTTCCATGAATTCTCTTCCAGGGATAAACTTGTTGTTGCTGTTGACATCGATGAGG TTTTGGGAAACTTTGTCTCGGCTCTTAACAAGTTTGTTGCTGATCATTATTCTTCACATCATTCAGTTTCGGAGTATCATGTCTATGAATTCTTCAGG ATATGGAAGTGCTCTCGTGATGAAG CTAATATTCGAGTTCACGAGTTCTTCAAGACACCATACTTCAAGACAGGAATCTGGCCTATACCTGGAGCGCAGAGCACACTCCTCAAGTTATCGAGATTTTGTCACCTATCAGTTGTAAC GTCTCGACAAAATGCAATTAAAGAACACACGCTAGAGTGGATCGAGAAGCACTACCCAGGGCTGTTTCAGGAGATTCACTTTGGAAATCACTTTGCTCTAGATGGAGAATCCAGATCAAAGGCAGAAATATGCAA GTCCTTGGGAGCAAGTGTGCTAATTGACGACAACCCAAGATACGCAATCGAATGCGCTGAAGCAGGGATTCGAGTCCTACTTTTTGACTATGAAAATTCTTATCCATGGTGCAAGACTGAGTGTGGGAATCTGCCTCCATTGGTAACTAAAGTTCATAATTGGGAAGAAGTGGAGAAACATTTAGCTTCATGTGTTCTTCCTTAG
- the LOC103492406 gene encoding uncharacterized protein LOC103492406 isoform X2, producing the protein MTQNFRSSHFHMQSHRAPQPLLFERCCGLPITGELVLRGFSGNRCTGFGLKACVQSPKDNYSNGSFGLNAKGPTLVRRPQLLNSVDIDLVDGIDRRFSSSVHEEPKWGNPLTFHEFSSRDKLVVAVDIDEVLGNFVSALNKFVADHYSSHHSVSEYHVYEFFRIWKCSRDEANIRVHEFFKTPYFKTGIWPIPGAQSTLLKLSRFCHLSVVTSRQNAIKEHTLEWIEKHYPGLFQEIHFGNHFALDGESRSKAEICKSLGASVLIDDNPRYAIECAEAGIRVLLFDYENSYPWCKTECGNLPPLVTKVHNWEEVEKHLASCVLP; encoded by the exons ATGACGCAAAATTTTCGATCATCTCATTTTCATATGCAATCGCATCGTGCTCCTCAACCATTGCTATTCGAACGATGTTGTGGATTACCCATTACTGGAGAGCTTGTTCTTCGTGGGTTTTCAGGAAATAGATGCACTGGATTTGGTCTTAAAGCTTGTGTTCAATCTCCCAAAGATAATTACAGTAACGGCTCGTTTGGGTTAAATGCTAAGGGCCCAACACTTGTTCGTCGTCCACAACTGCTTAACAGTGTTGATATTGATTTAGTTGATGGAATTGATCGTagattttcttcttctgttcATGAGGAGCCCAAATGGGGAAATCCTTTAACGTTCCATGAATTCTCTTCCAGGGATAAACTTGTTGTTGCTGTTGACATCGATGAGG TTTTGGGAAACTTTGTCTCGGCTCTTAACAAGTTTGTTGCTGATCATTATTCTTCACATCATTCAGTTTCGGAGTATCATGTCTATGAATTCTTCAGG ATATGGAAGTGCTCTCGTGATGAAG CTAATATTCGAGTTCACGAGTTCTTCAAGACACCATACTTCAAGACAGGAATCTGGCCTATACCTGGAGCGCAGAGCACACTCCTCAAGTTATCGAGATTTTGTCACCTATCAGTTGTAAC GTCTCGACAAAATGCAATTAAAGAACACACGCTAGAGTGGATCGAGAAGCACTACCCAGGGCTGTTTCAGGAGATTCACTTTGGAAATCACTTTGCTCTAGATGGAGAATCCAGATCAAAGGCAGAAATATGCAA GTCCTTGGGAGCAAGTGTGCTAATTGACGACAACCCAAGATACGCAATCGAATGCGCTGAAGCAGGGATTCGAGTCCTACTTTTTGACTATGAAAATTCTTATCCATGGTGCAAGACTGAGTGTGGGAATCTGCCTCCATTGGTAACTAAAGTTCATAATTGGGAAGAAGTGGAGAAACATTTAGCTTCATGTGTTCTTCCTTAG